The Lepidochelys kempii isolate rLepKem1 chromosome 5, rLepKem1.hap2, whole genome shotgun sequence genome window below encodes:
- the LOC140911476 gene encoding uncharacterized protein, with product MQSSSAQVTMMESQNRKRAPAWTEREVRDLIAVWGEESVLSELRSSFRNAKTFVKISQGMKDRGHNRDPKQCRVKLKELRQAYQKTREANSRSGSEPQTCRFYDELHAILGGSATTTPAVLFDSFNGDGGSTEVGFGDEEDDEEEEVVDSSQQASGETGFPDSQELFLTLDLEPVPPEPTQGCLLDPAGGEGTSAACVSMITGSSPSQRLVKLRKKKKRTRDEMFSELMLSSHTDRAQTNAWRQIMSECRKAQNDRAERWRAEDRAEAQM from the exons atgcagagctcatcagcacaggtgaccatgatggagtcccagaatcgcaaaagagctccagcatggaccgaacgggaggtacgggatctgatcgctgtttggggagaggaatccgtgctatcagaactccgttccagttttcgaaatgccaaaacctttgtgaaaatctcccagggcatgaaggacagaggccataacagggacccgaagcagtgccgcgtgaaactgaaggagctgaggcaagcctaccagaaaaccagagaggcgaacagccgctctgggtcagagccccaaacatgccgcttctatgatgagctgcatgccattttagggggttcagccaccactaccccagccgtgttgtttgactccttcaatggagatggaggcagtacggaagtaggttttggggacgaagaagatgatgaggaggaggaggttgtagatagctcacagcaagcaagcggagaaaccggttttcccgacagccaggaactgtttctcaccctagacctggagccagtaccccccgaacccacccaaggctgcctcctggacccagcaggcggagaagggacctctg ctgcatgtgtttcaatgatcacaggatcttctccttcccagaggctagtgaagcttagaaagaaaaaaaaacgcactcgcgatgaaatgttctccgagctcatgctgtcctcccacactgacagagcacagacgaatgcgtggaggcaaataatgtcagagtgcaggaaagcacaaaatgaccgggcggagaggtggcgggctgaagacagggctgaagctcaaatgtga